The following proteins are encoded in a genomic region of Arachis ipaensis cultivar K30076 chromosome B02, Araip1.1, whole genome shotgun sequence:
- the LOC107627929 gene encoding uncharacterized protein LOC107627929: protein MDSPCDTVIGDRDLLTEILLRLPVKQVIQCKCVCKKWLSLICNTKFRYSHTCRLYHKYNNNPPPTALLVQNFADTKAQRASIVPLHANNNNGNKIFFHLDLDGCNYRSSIMHSCNGLLLWNVIPTPQPGPTSEDSRARHFRIQNPAMSDDHCVYLDYPVGDVDSPDGDDIFEPFELKAYLVFEPLKQPLSYKVILFGQMDPSVRYHGRRVEFKVLNPRIEIRLYSSETCGWSEVICNLPDGLRVTEGVYCNGVIHWFRLDDDNSVYFDTNRLCFDKLPAVPSVDDSCVKYFGECRGRLHLILSDTLEFDIWELEEDYSSWVARYRVNLNRMHDGESALWWNVSSNPFSVLSFVHRQEEEEENSMLVLFKDGKIMSYSLEDYGLRVLCKIYRDEVSRSIHQYFETMLCVGNS from the coding sequence ATGGATAGTCCATGTGACACTGTGATCGGAGACAGAGATCTCTTAACAGAGATCCTTCTTCGATTGCCAGTGAAGCAAGTGATTCAATGCAAATGCGTGTGTAAGAAATGGTTGTCACTCATCTGCAACACCAAATTTCGTTATTCACATACTTGTCGTTTATACCACAAGTACAATAACAACCCTCCACCCACTGCTCTTTTAGTTCAAAATTTCGCAGACACCAAGGCCCAAAGAGCTTCTATAGTTCCTTTACACGCCAATAACAACAACGGCAACAAAATCTTCTTCCACCTTGATCTTGATGGATGCAACTACAGGTCTTCTATTATGCACTCTTGCAATGGTCTATTATTATGGAATGTTATACCGACACCCCAACCTGGTCCAACAAGTGAAGACTCACGAGCACGCCACTTTCGCATACAGAACCCAGCGATGAGCGATGACCACTGCGTTTATCTAGATTATCCGGTTGGCGATGTAGATTCCCCAGACGGTGATGATATATTTGAACCTTTTGAATTGAAGGCTTATCTTGTTTTCGAACCTCTGAAACAACCTCTTTCCTACAAAGTTATTTTATTCGGCCAAATGGATCCATCGGTTAGATATCATGGTCGTAGGGTCGAATTTAAGGTTCTCAATCCCAGAATTGAGATTCGCTTGTATTCATCGGAGACGTGTGGTTGGAGTGAAGTTATTTGCAACCTACCTGATGGCTTACGTGTCACAGAGGGAGTTTATTGCAACGGTGTTATTCATTGGTTTCGTTTAGATGATGACAATTCCGTTTATTTTGATACCAACCGGCTTTGCTTTGATAAATTGCCAGCAGTGCCATCTGTTGATGACTCATGTGTTAAGTATTTTGGAGAATGTAGAGGGAGGTTGCACTTGATTCTATCTGATACTTTGGAGTTTGATATTTGGGAGTTGGAGGAAGATTACTCTTCATGGGTTGCCAGATATCGTGTCAATCTTAATCGCATGCATGATGGGGAATCGGCCTTGTGGTGGAATGTTTCAAGTAATCCATTTTCTGTGTTAAGTTTTGTTCATCgccaagaagaagaggaggagaacTCCATGCTTGTATTGTTCAAAGATGGTAAAATAATGTCTTATAGCCTGGAAGATTATGGTTTGAGGGTTCTCTGTAAAATTTACAGAGATGAAGTGTCTAGATCTATTCATCAATACTTTGAGACAATGTTATGTGTTGGAAATTCATAG